The sequence GTATACTCACATTTTTTGTTCAAATCCTTGAGATTTCGACTAATATTTGCTGCAATGTCTTTCATTTCCATGTACTTCAAAGAGGTTAATTTGTTCATATTTTCCAAGAGTTTGTAGTCTTCACTGGTggctggaaaaataaatattatacatgttGGACTTTGTGTGCTATCTTTATGACAGGTATCTAGCttttgtataaataatgcaGCAAAGTTACAGAATGTTTAATTTCACCaaattttcaatgttttattaatcacaGCTACCACCTGACCATAGTGGTGTTAATATTCAAATTAAGTATTGATGACCATTAGCACGTGTCTGGtctaattgtttaatcataacCTAACTGTATGCCAACAAAATCCCAGACTTTGGGTAAAAATTCCtaaaagaattgatgctgttttgaaaagGGTGATTGATTGATTTAGATTTGTCTTCTGTTTACgttgcatttgtattttttcacgCCTGCCTAAAACTATCGCACCGTACATCATGATTAGCGAGGCAAAATTTTACACAATTGAGGAATTATTTCTTGGAATGGGTAGGGAATCAAATGGCAACTGGCAAGATAtttctctccacctaatgtatcggtttgtcttcgtctgtcaattcttgtcttgtcataccccttgaatatatgaattgtaagaagagctgcgtaaattgttggcgctatataaataaaagataataataataatatttcttttcGTGATTTGCCTACACAAgtgttacattcagcataataggaactgcacctttaaagaAATACAGGTGTTAGTTTCCATTACAGCAAAAGATCACCACAGCGTTctaaaacacaatcattaaaacACATTGCTTTTAACCACCAGATGTTTTGTTCTGGTTTATATCATGCTGGGGGTTGTTGTTGATGGCTTTACAAATCTGGTCTCGTCATGATAGCAAGTAATGAAACCACCTTGCtgattggaccaatatattagTTGTTATGGCGATAACACAACATCCCAAACTCTGCCCCCAAATCCCTTTGTACACATATGCTGTTTTGTTAAAAAGGCGAGCTTTTCCTGCAAGAGAACTTGAGATTTGAATGAATACCTGAAATGCGGTATGTAAACTACCAGATTGCAATGCCTCGTACATGGCAAAGGACACATTCTATTCAAAAACAGGATCTGATTAACATCACTAAACCCCAAGTCGATACAACCTCTTTCAGAGTTAACACCACCAGAAAAGACGCAAGTTAATTAACATGTACTTCCAAACATAGCTGTCTCGGTTATTGTATTGATTTGATTACAGTAAACAGTTAAAAACTTGTCTTATCATTtgcatataaatgaaaaattaacttatatgtttaatttttctGGATTTACATCTTCTGACGCAATCCCCTGGTAACAATTGCTTACAACACCTTCGCAAATACAACTATAATGTAAGTAGATGTAAATACTGTAGACCATTAGATTCCAGGTGGGCTCCAGCAGGGGAACCCTGATTTACACAGATCTAGACCGTACACAGAAGACTTGTTAGGATTCCCTAAGcaatataatgaaatcaagTACATCCATCCATTCCAGTTCCTAAAATTATGTCCAAAGGTGTAAGAAAGGTTATACTCACTTATGAGTTCTCCTGTGAGATAACAGGACATTTTACTGAACATGTCTCTACATAGCTCATTGATATCCGCTTCTGGTGGTTCGACAGCTTCTTCTGCTGTTTCAACTGTTGCGTCTTCTAAAATTGACAATGTAAACACGCCTTTTGATTAATTCAGTGGCATTTACATATAAGACACTAAATGGTGTACGAACATATAGCCTAATCAACCTATGAATGCATTTGGTTTCATGGCAATAGAATCTGAAGTTGGGTAATATCATGTTATACTATGGTTACCACAAGATATGTTCCTTTAATACGCATTAAATTGACCAAACTATTGTAGAAACCTTTTTGATGTCACAGAGTTCTGGAAATATTTAACTGAAAATGTTCCCAGTTagacttttttttgctttcctcagtacaagaatgagtaaagagtaaaacaaaaatccaaggAAGAGATAAAATCATATTCATGCAAAGCATTCTTTGTTTATATGGGACCTTGATAATAAACATGGCTGGTGCTAAATACAAGAGGAAAGCAAATTGGACAGGAAAACAAAACTGTGTGTGTACTATTGTAACACTGAAGAAGACCGTAATGACAATGAAGTcataaacaacattttaaacagTGATTGGCAAGTGAATGAAGAACCAAGTGGTTATGAGCTACAAGAAATCTTAATGGACTTTAGTGGcgtgataaaatatattattataacacatatttaattttgttccattaataaaattaattctgCTCTCAGTCTATATGCCTATACACAAGGTTAGGCCAAAAAGTTAAGCAACATGGGGAGGGGGCATTAGGCTAAAGACAGAAAAGAACAAATACTCAAAATTGTGAACAGGACAACTTTGCAGCATCACATTAATATGTCCTTCCTCATTAATACTGTACTGGAAAGGATCTGTTACGATGGCTAAACAAAATCTTAAACAACAAATAGAACATCTGTTCTTATTTCACAATGGTTGTCTTTCTGGTGGTAGATTGATGGCATTAACCAGAAACGCGCTAACCTTGAGATGCAGCAGGCTGAGATGTAGTAGGAAGGGCTGGTTGCTCATCTGAAGGTGGTTTCTCTGGTCCACCTATTTCAGCCATAGTTCCAAGCGATGCCAGGAGGCGCTCCGTTGGTCTGATAATGATAATCTGGGAATAAGTTAATGTAACTGTTACAATgaattgaaaataataataaaaaaaacaaacaactttCATTTCAACTTTTGGTGTCCCTGTGTCacagttaaattaaaaaaaaaccctcctgtATATGAATTTGAATAGATATACAACATGTCACTTTGTCAAGAGCGGCTTTGTTAGGGGGACTTATTTACGACGTTTGATTTGaaaggatgtgatgtcattattTACTGATTTGGCGCCATCATAATTCAGTATGTTGTACACTGGGGTAaagaggacataacaagtagtgtataTCATAAAAAtctggacttacagaaacaaaaggtatgGAGGGCCTCGGTCAAagagtgtaattttttttcacaggtCTGTTCCAAAAATTGACCTCTATAAAATCCCTCAAAGTCTTCTTGAGCTAAGCTGTACTTCTCAGCAGAGCTGCTTTGCTTCAGTCCTTCAGTCAAGCTGGTGAAACATTAGCCTAGTGTACCACGGCCACTGAAGGATACGCTTGGAGCGCATATGAACTGGGGGCGTAGACgtttacatacaatacatatttcCGGTAAACGGAGAATAAAAAGATTGGATTTAACATTAGTGGATCATTTATTAATTCTCAGAATCCATTACATTAGTCATGACATAGAATGAAAAGCTTCCATACATTAGTCATGACATAGAATGAAAAGCTTCCATACATTAGTCATGACATAGAATGAAAAGCTTCCATACATTAGTCATGACATAGAATGAAAAGCTTCCATACATTAGTCATGACATGCTTAACTCAGTAGGACCCCAGATCTGCTGTCCTGGGTCTTAGAACCACAGAATATGACATCTGGTCTGCCTTATTCAGTGGCAGGGACACTCATATTAAAGCCAATGTGTTAAAAGGCGCAGATATCATTAAATGAGAGCAGAGAATATAGGAATCTGCGCATGGACcgtaattaatgtaaaaaaaaacagagccaAGGAGAAATATTACACGTTTCCGCATAGTACACGCTCCACAgaagaaataaacatatatataccggCTATTTATCTCACCTGACAGAGGTTACTTCCGTGTTTACATCCCCACTTCAAAACCACGAGCCCCTAGTACCGTATCACATGACCAGTCGCATATTTTACGTCACATCATCTCTCGACGCTTACCACAGCGTATGGAAGATGTGGCGGCCATCTTTGTATCTGTCAGAGGTGCTAGACTTTCGCAAAGTCAAGTATGGCGGCCGTCCACACAGTTTACCCCGTTGGAAACATATAGTATATGACTGTTGAGCTTTATGGTTTGCAATGAGAAGCTGGGCTTAATTACCGCCTGAGTAATGCAACCCACCATCTGAAATAAGGCAGCGTATACCGAGGTGACCCGCTTCCAGTACTGTCACTTTAAGATCAGCTGTGCCGGGTCAGTGCCCCATAAGGACACAGAATACCGCTGGCCTCGTCATTTCCTGT comes from Spea bombifrons isolate aSpeBom1 chromosome 11, aSpeBom1.2.pri, whole genome shotgun sequence and encodes:
- the BLOC1S2 gene encoding biogenesis of lysosome-related organelles complex 1 subunit 2, with the protein product MAEIGGPEKPPSDEQPALPTTSQPAASQEDATVETAEEAVEPPEADINELCRDMFSKMSCYLTGELITTSEDYKLLENMNKLTSLKYMEMKDIAANISRNLKDLNKKYASLQPYLEQINQIEEQVASLENAAYKLDAYSKRLEAKFKKLEKR